A genome region from Desulfovibrio sp. JC010 includes the following:
- a CDS encoding LysR family transcriptional regulator has product MLSHPDLNRLKVFYYVFTKQSVAKAAEELNITQSAVSQQLKKLETELETLLFTRLHKRLIPTSDAQRLLSILKPFFHELELGLRTIAQSKEIPSGELRVGSPHGFGKAYLPKNFAAFRRIYPKVSFKLWLGDANRIFSMLDKGQLDIAIIDEYLVQRMPLDNLKQYRFEKVIDEELILAGSKEYCEERLCGDYSLENLVRQDFISCHLDALAVTNWFSYHFGKAVSKLNVVLETDSFQTVMEGIESHLGLSITASHLVRGQLKEGRIISIPAPKKSTINRISLVQFKTKVPSLTEQIFLTHFKQEIQQIWY; this is encoded by the coding sequence TTGCTAAGTCATCCCGATTTAAATCGACTTAAGGTTTTCTATTATGTTTTTACCAAACAGAGTGTAGCCAAGGCTGCAGAGGAATTGAATATAACCCAGTCTGCGGTAAGCCAGCAGTTAAAGAAGCTTGAAACGGAGCTTGAAACTCTTCTTTTTACCCGTCTGCACAAACGGTTGATTCCGACCTCTGACGCGCAGAGATTATTATCAATTTTAAAGCCTTTTTTTCATGAGTTGGAACTTGGTTTGCGGACTATAGCGCAGTCCAAAGAAATTCCTTCAGGTGAACTCAGAGTTGGTTCTCCTCATGGATTCGGTAAAGCTTATCTGCCAAAAAACTTTGCGGCATTTCGTCGCATATATCCAAAAGTGAGCTTTAAGTTATGGCTTGGTGATGCAAATCGAATTTTTTCCATGCTTGATAAAGGCCAACTTGATATCGCAATCATTGATGAATATCTGGTTCAGCGCATGCCGTTGGATAATTTGAAGCAATACAGATTCGAAAAGGTGATTGACGAAGAGCTTATTCTGGCCGGATCTAAAGAGTATTGTGAAGAAAGATTGTGTGGTGACTATTCGTTGGAAAATCTTGTCAGACAGGATTTTATCTCCTGCCATCTTGACGCTCTGGCAGTTACAAATTGGTTCAGTTACCATTTCGGCAAGGCTGTTTCCAAGCTTAATGTTGTGCTGGAAACTGATAGTTTTCAAACAGTGATGGAGGGCATTGAGAGCCATTTGGGACTCAGCATCACCGCATCCCATCTTGTTCGAGGACAACTTAAAGAGGGCAGGATCATTTCTATTCCTGCACCGAAAAAATCTACTATAAATCGTATTTCTTTAGTGCAGTTTAAAACTAAAGTTCCCAGCCTGACAGAACAGATTTTTCTTACCCATTTTAAGCAGGAAATTCAGCAGATCTGGTACTGA
- a CDS encoding LysE family translocator, translated as MPALEITIFAFATCATPGPVNIVASLLGSQNGIKVSIPFVLGATLGLSFVILVASFGVSQILKTNETLANGLTLIGSIYLLYLAFLMSQKNSTIEIDSETNQTAGFYQGAILQLLNPKAWLVSMSGLAMYLNASENSMLTFYILMFFIACFFSVFIWVCLGSLIATKLKSTHLTIFNRSMAALLIILVFCNLSNML; from the coding sequence GTGCCAGCTTTAGAAATCACTATATTTGCTTTTGCAACATGCGCCACACCCGGCCCTGTAAATATCGTTGCAAGTTTACTAGGATCTCAAAACGGGATAAAAGTTAGTATCCCCTTTGTGTTAGGAGCAACTCTAGGATTGTCATTTGTCATACTTGTAGCAAGTTTCGGTGTAAGCCAAATCTTAAAAACCAACGAAACTCTGGCAAATGGTCTTACATTAATCGGTTCCATCTATCTCCTGTATCTTGCTTTTTTGATGTCCCAAAAAAACTCAACAATAGAAATAGATTCAGAAACAAATCAAACAGCAGGATTCTATCAAGGTGCAATCCTGCAACTCCTCAATCCCAAAGCATGGCTGGTTTCCATGTCCGGCTTGGCGATGTATCTAAACGCATCTGAAAACTCAATGCTAACATTTTATATCCTGATGTTTTTCATCGCCTGCTTTTTCTCCGTATTTATTTGGGTCTGCCTTGGCAGTCTTATCGCGACAAAACTCAAAAGCACCCATCTGACAATCTTTAACCGATCCATGGCAGCATTATTGATAATTTTGGTCTTCTGCAATCTTAGCAATATGCTTTAA
- a CDS encoding aldehyde ferredoxin oxidoreductase family protein, giving the protein MPRILRINTRTKEFKFEELGDYAGLGGRALTSKVVNNEVPGDCHPLSAENKLVWAAGILAGSGAANSGRLSCGAKSPLTGGIKESNSGGQFAQALPRMDILAVVFEDKPEMDAPFSIVEIYADRVEFKDATPIVGMDNYPAHEELKKMYGDKAVTALAGPAGEQCLAASTIQFSDPHLNPARSAGRGGMGAVMGSKKVKAVVLDPDAKGRIKPVNEEAFKVARKRWLEILMGHPVTSEGLPAFGTAILVNIINEAGALPTKNFRYGRFDDAAEISGEKIAEVIESRGGKTKEGCHTGCVIQCSQRYNDKDGNYLTSGFEYETVWGFGANCLIKDIDDIATMDRICDEKGIDTIEMGCTMAVAMDGGVLNWGDGKAGIELLKKIGSSDAMGRIIGNGADFAGQAFGVDRIPTVKGQGLPAYDPRSVKGVGVTYATTPMGGDHTAGYAVATNILKVGGDVDPLSKEGQIELSKNLQIATATIDGLGLCLFVAFAVLDTEDAVQCMCDLVAATHGIEFTADDFIALGVNTLKDELEFNRKAGFTKADDQLPRFFAEEKLEPHDTVWEYTVEELQAAKV; this is encoded by the coding sequence ATGCCCAGAATTCTTAGAATTAATACCCGTACCAAAGAGTTCAAGTTTGAAGAACTCGGTGATTACGCTGGTCTCGGTGGACGCGCCCTGACTTCCAAAGTCGTAAACAACGAAGTTCCCGGTGATTGTCATCCTCTTTCCGCAGAGAACAAGCTCGTTTGGGCTGCAGGTATCCTCGCAGGTTCCGGTGCTGCAAACTCCGGCAGACTCTCCTGCGGTGCCAAGTCTCCCCTGACCGGCGGTATCAAAGAAAGTAACTCCGGCGGACAGTTCGCACAGGCACTGCCCCGCATGGACATTCTGGCTGTTGTCTTTGAAGACAAACCTGAAATGGACGCACCTTTCTCCATCGTTGAAATTTATGCCGACCGTGTAGAATTCAAAGACGCTACTCCTATCGTGGGCATGGATAACTATCCCGCACACGAAGAGCTTAAAAAAATGTACGGCGACAAAGCTGTTACCGCTCTGGCAGGCCCTGCCGGCGAACAGTGTCTCGCAGCATCCACCATCCAGTTTTCCGATCCGCATCTGAATCCCGCACGTTCCGCCGGTCGTGGCGGCATGGGTGCGGTTATGGGCTCCAAAAAGGTCAAGGCTGTTGTTCTTGATCCTGATGCAAAGGGCCGCATTAAGCCTGTTAATGAAGAAGCGTTTAAGGTTGCCCGTAAGCGTTGGCTCGAAATCCTCATGGGGCACCCCGTAACCAGCGAAGGTCTGCCCGCATTCGGTACCGCCATTCTCGTTAACATCATTAACGAAGCAGGCGCGCTGCCCACCAAAAACTTCCGCTACGGTCGTTTCGACGATGCAGCAGAAATCTCCGGTGAAAAGATTGCTGAAGTTATTGAATCACGCGGTGGTAAGACCAAAGAAGGTTGCCACACCGGTTGCGTTATCCAATGCTCCCAGCGTTACAACGATAAAGACGGCAACTACCTGACCTCCGGTTTTGAGTACGAAACTGTTTGGGGCTTCGGCGCAAACTGCCTGATCAAAGACATCGACGATATCGCAACCATGGACCGTATCTGCGACGAAAAAGGTATCGACACCATTGAAATGGGTTGTACTATGGCTGTTGCAATGGACGGCGGCGTCCTCAACTGGGGCGACGGTAAAGCAGGTATCGAGCTGCTCAAGAAAATCGGTTCTTCCGATGCCATGGGCCGCATCATCGGTAACGGTGCAGACTTCGCAGGTCAGGCTTTCGGCGTAGACCGCATTCCCACCGTTAAGGGGCAGGGGCTGCCCGCATACGATCCCCGTTCCGTTAAGGGTGTCGGCGTTACCTACGCAACCACCCCCATGGGCGGTGACCACACTGCCGGTTACGCAGTAGCTACCAACATCCTCAAGGTTGGTGGTGATGTTGATCCTCTTTCCAAGGAAGGTCAGATCGAACTTTCCAAGAACCTCCAGATTGCTACCGCAACCATCGATGGTCTCGGCCTCTGCCTGTTCGTAGCTTTCGCGGTTCTGGATACTGAAGATGCAGTACAGTGCATGTGTGACCTCGTTGCCGCAACACACGGTATCGAATTCACCGCTGATGACTTCATCGCACTTGGCGTGAACACCCTTAAGGATGAGCTTGAGTTCAACCGTAAAGCAGGTTTCACCAAAGCTGACGACCAGCTGCCCCGTTTCTTCGCTGAAGAAAAACTTGAGCCTCACGACACCGTATGGGAATACACTGTCGAAGAACTTCAGGCTGCTAAAGTCTAA
- the secF gene encoding protein translocase subunit SecF, translating to MGLQIIKPDTKIDFIGAKGKAFIVSAVLILLGLGSLIMNGGPKYGIDFAGGIVVQVKFDKKVDVKAVKGALEDAKLPGLVVQSFGHDDDNEILLRTSSSEISSSEVRDNISAGLESGLKGTGFEIQRLEMVGPKVGADLRTKAIEALYFAVLLIAIYISGRFEQRWFAAAIMAGGLFAGISALQLLGMSTTVLIFGALFITVGLCWYLKLNYALGAIVALIHDILITVGIFSLLGKEFDLTIIAALLTIIGYSLNDTIIVFDRIRENLLGKISDSLAETINISINQTLSRTILTSGTTLLVVAALFALGGGVIHDFALALLIGVGVGTYSSIFVASPILLGFGPSAIGDDREEAEAA from the coding sequence ATGGGATTGCAGATAATTAAACCCGATACCAAGATCGATTTTATCGGAGCAAAGGGCAAAGCGTTCATCGTTTCCGCTGTGCTGATCCTGCTCGGGCTCGGTTCGCTGATCATGAACGGCGGCCCCAAGTACGGCATCGACTTTGCCGGCGGTATCGTGGTTCAGGTTAAGTTTGATAAGAAAGTAGATGTAAAGGCTGTAAAAGGTGCCCTTGAGGACGCTAAGCTCCCCGGACTGGTTGTCCAGAGCTTCGGTCATGACGACGATAATGAAATCCTGCTCAGAACTTCTTCTTCCGAGATCAGTTCTTCTGAAGTGCGGGATAACATCTCTGCCGGACTTGAGTCCGGTCTGAAAGGAACCGGATTTGAAATCCAGCGTCTGGAAATGGTTGGTCCCAAAGTCGGTGCCGACCTGCGGACCAAGGCCATTGAGGCCCTGTACTTCGCAGTGCTCCTGATCGCTATCTACATCTCCGGCCGTTTTGAGCAACGTTGGTTCGCAGCGGCAATTATGGCCGGTGGCCTTTTTGCCGGAATCAGTGCCCTGCAGCTGCTGGGTATGTCCACCACCGTGCTTATTTTCGGTGCCCTGTTCATCACTGTCGGTTTGTGCTGGTATCTGAAATTGAATTACGCGTTGGGGGCCATTGTGGCACTCATCCATGATATTCTGATCACAGTCGGTATCTTCTCCCTGCTCGGCAAGGAGTTCGACCTGACCATCATCGCGGCCCTGCTGACCATCATCGGTTACTCTCTGAACGATACCATCATCGTTTTCGACCGTATCCGTGAGAACCTGCTCGGCAAGATCAGTGATTCTCTTGCAGAGACCATCAATATCAGTATCAACCAGACCCTGAGCAGAACCATCCTCACTTCCGGCACCACCCTGCTGGTTGTTGCGGCCCTGTTCGCACTGGGCGGCGGCGTAATCCACGATTTCGCTCTCGCACTGCTCATCGGTGTAGGTGTCGGTACCTACTCCTCCATCTTTGTTGCCAGCCCCATCCTGCTCGGATTCGGCCCCAGCGCAATCGGAGATGACAGAGAGGAAGCTGAAGCAGCATAG
- the secD gene encoding protein translocase subunit SecD, producing the protein MNGSLRWKIILTLLVVVFGVAYLLPSLPAVQNSGMASILPDDKISLGLDLKGGIHLTLGVDMDKAMDNNLARMGDDLKAVAREEGVIVLKPKVLKGERIEAVLLKEAQKEKLEKLVKDSFGNLTILSTAVKPDGKVTYVFAPTPEYKKYLTKLTMDQAIKTIRNRIDQFGVAEPDIRKQQGNRIQVQLPGMQDPERAIKIIGKTAHLEFKLVDEGADLEKAQKGIVAPGREVTVIRHRLPDGSYVEKPIVLKKDAMLTGEYITDAQTRFDQFNQPYVTLNFNSRGARIFERVTGENIKRQMAIVLDGKVYSAPTIQDKIAGGRASITGSYTTDEAHDLAIVLRAGSLPAPVKILEQRTVGPSLGQESIDKGISAAIAGSVLVLIFMLAYYGFAGFVADVVLVLNVVLILAGLAAFGATLTLPGIAGIILTIGMAVDANVIIFERIREELRRGLTAKAAIVEGYSRATLTILDANITTVIAAVILYQFGTGPVRGFAVTLTLGILTSMFTAIFVTRILFELYTSKRAADAPLNI; encoded by the coding sequence ATGAACGGGAGTCTTCGTTGGAAAATTATCCTGACCCTGCTTGTTGTCGTGTTTGGAGTTGCTTACCTCCTTCCTTCACTGCCTGCGGTTCAGAATTCGGGAATGGCAAGCATCCTGCCTGATGACAAAATCAGTTTGGGACTTGACCTTAAGGGCGGAATCCACCTCACACTCGGTGTTGATATGGATAAAGCCATGGATAACAACCTTGCCCGCATGGGAGACGACCTCAAGGCCGTAGCCCGCGAGGAAGGCGTAATTGTATTGAAGCCTAAAGTGCTCAAGGGTGAGAGAATCGAAGCGGTTCTCCTCAAGGAAGCCCAGAAGGAAAAGCTGGAAAAGCTTGTTAAAGATTCCTTCGGCAACCTGACCATCCTCAGCACCGCAGTGAAGCCTGACGGCAAAGTCACTTACGTTTTTGCTCCCACTCCGGAATACAAAAAGTACCTGACCAAGCTGACCATGGATCAGGCAATCAAAACCATCCGCAACCGTATTGACCAGTTCGGTGTTGCTGAGCCGGATATCCGCAAGCAGCAGGGCAACCGCATTCAGGTGCAGCTGCCCGGTATGCAGGATCCCGAAAGAGCGATCAAGATCATCGGTAAAACCGCCCACCTTGAATTCAAACTGGTGGATGAGGGTGCTGATCTTGAAAAAGCACAGAAGGGCATCGTTGCACCCGGACGTGAAGTTACTGTCATCAGACACAGACTTCCCGACGGTTCCTATGTCGAAAAACCCATTGTCCTCAAGAAAGACGCCATGCTGACCGGTGAATACATCACTGATGCGCAGACTCGTTTTGACCAGTTCAACCAGCCTTACGTAACCCTGAACTTCAACAGCAGGGGCGCAAGAATTTTTGAACGGGTTACCGGTGAGAACATCAAGAGACAGATGGCAATCGTTCTGGACGGTAAAGTATATTCCGCACCGACCATTCAGGATAAGATCGCAGGCGGCCGCGCTTCCATCACCGGAAGCTACACCACTGATGAGGCCCATGACCTCGCCATTGTTCTGCGTGCCGGTTCTCTTCCTGCTCCGGTTAAAATCCTTGAGCAGAGAACAGTCGGTCCTTCCTTGGGACAGGAATCCATTGATAAGGGTATCTCCGCCGCTATCGCAGGTAGTGTGCTGGTGCTGATCTTCATGCTCGCCTACTACGGCTTTGCAGGTTTCGTTGCCGACGTTGTGCTGGTGCTCAACGTGGTGCTGATTCTCGCAGGTCTGGCGGCTTTCGGCGCAACCCTGACTCTGCCCGGTATCGCGGGTATCATCCTGACCATCGGTATGGCTGTTGATGCTAACGTCATCATCTTCGAACGCATACGTGAAGAATTAAGACGGGGACTGACCGCTAAAGCCGCTATCGTAGAAGGCTACAGCAGGGCAACCCTGACCATTCTGGACGCAAACATCACCACTGTGATCGCTGCGGTTATTCTTTACCAGTTCGGTACCGGGCCGGTGCGCGGTTTTGCGGTAACACTTACTCTGGGTATTCTTACCTCCATGTTCACCGCTATTTTCGTGACCCGCATCTTGTTTGAGCTTTACACCTCCAAGCGTGCCGCCGATGCACCGCTGAACATTTAA
- the yajC gene encoding preprotein translocase subunit YajC: MFFADIAHAMGAAGQQAQGGPMGALGSFLPLILMFAIFYFLLIRPQQKKAKEHKAMLDAIQRGDRVLTAGGIYGRVTAVDGDELTVELAEGLQVKVERSFVSNLANAAKKEEKKDK, encoded by the coding sequence ATGTTTTTTGCAGATATCGCTCATGCGATGGGTGCAGCCGGACAGCAGGCCCAGGGCGGGCCTATGGGCGCACTCGGTTCTTTTCTCCCTCTCATCCTCATGTTTGCAATTTTCTATTTTCTGCTCATCAGACCGCAGCAGAAAAAAGCCAAAGAGCACAAAGCAATGCTGGATGCAATCCAGAGGGGTGACCGTGTTCTTACCGCAGGCGGTATCTACGGCCGCGTAACCGCCGTTGATGGCGATGAGCTGACCGTGGAACTTGCTGAAGGCCTTCAGGTCAAAGTAGAAAGATCTTTTGTTTCCAATCTCGCAAATGCTGCGAAGAAAGAAGAAAAGAAAGATAAATAA
- a CDS encoding FAD-dependent oxidoreductase has protein sequence MKGADIYNLDGVEDVVRLEEVAAKIKRAVVLGGGVIGLQAAQMFHNRGVEVAVIESGQRVLRGVCDAQGAELAARRMREAGVIIRCGAEVKDIIRDKEGGLRGVLLKDKSFLEAGAVAVSGSEDNPALSMVSSTLFGLPLMCMGEVDPEDGAPGYEACVFFDEEKQIYRKLVFKDQRLAGYVLAGDIDCAGVYTSFIKFKIEIDGRIKEKLCAGKPDVLLWPDDFFEKVWNPKNG, from the coding sequence ATGAAGGGTGCTGATATCTACAATTTGGACGGCGTTGAGGATGTTGTCCGGCTTGAGGAAGTTGCAGCAAAGATCAAAAGGGCGGTTGTGCTTGGTGGCGGTGTTATAGGATTGCAGGCGGCCCAAATGTTTCATAATCGCGGTGTTGAAGTTGCTGTAATTGAAAGCGGGCAGCGTGTGCTTCGTGGTGTTTGCGATGCGCAAGGGGCGGAGCTTGCCGCAAGACGTATGCGAGAAGCCGGGGTGATCATCCGTTGCGGTGCAGAAGTTAAGGATATTATCCGTGATAAAGAAGGGGGCTTGCGCGGAGTACTGCTGAAGGATAAGAGTTTTTTGGAGGCCGGAGCCGTTGCGGTTTCCGGCAGTGAAGATAATCCGGCACTGTCCATGGTTTCCAGTACTTTATTCGGCCTGCCGCTCATGTGTATGGGGGAGGTCGATCCGGAGGATGGTGCTCCCGGTTATGAGGCTTGCGTCTTTTTTGATGAAGAAAAACAGATTTACCGCAAGCTGGTTTTTAAGGATCAGCGGCTTGCGGGGTATGTTCTGGCGGGCGATATTGATTGCGCCGGGGTGTACACATCATTTATCAAATTCAAAATTGAAATTGACGGGCGGATAAAGGAAAAATTATGCGCTGGAAAACCGGACGTGCTTCTCTGGCCGGATGATTTTTTTGAAAAAGTTTGGAATCCGAAAAATGGTTAA
- a CDS encoding 4Fe-4S dicluster domain-containing protein: protein MKRIYPDKEYCMGCGLCELACLTAHSESGDLIQAYTRERADGLQSRKILLENEECSVALSCRHCAEPECVPVCSSGALYKDEVTGITAYDVEKCTGCWSCLMACPYGVIRRDKYNDKIIKCDLCSGRENGPACVEACPNRALKFEERQIHEGC from the coding sequence ATGAAACGAATTTATCCAGATAAAGAGTATTGCATGGGCTGCGGCCTGTGTGAGCTGGCCTGCCTGACCGCTCATAGCGAATCCGGGGATTTGATTCAGGCATATACCCGCGAGCGGGCTGACGGTTTGCAGTCACGCAAAATTTTATTGGAAAATGAAGAGTGCAGTGTTGCGCTCAGTTGTAGACATTGTGCGGAACCGGAGTGTGTTCCGGTTTGCAGTTCCGGTGCGCTTTATAAAGATGAGGTTACCGGAATCACGGCTTACGATGTTGAGAAATGTACGGGCTGCTGGTCCTGCCTCATGGCTTGTCCTTATGGAGTAATCCGGCGCGATAAATATAATGATAAGATTATCAAATGCGACCTCTGTTCCGGCAGGGAAAACGGCCCGGCCTGCGTGGAAGCCTGTCCCAACCGTGCCTTGAAATTTGAGGAGAGACAGATCCATGAAGGGTGCTGA
- a CDS encoding glutamate synthase-related protein, protein MLFRKITNSFPQFRIKRDPELCINCRGCINQCSYEAHFWNNARGRLAHDNSKCIGCLRCAAMCPTGALSIQAESGMSGNPSIFKPEFSFHRERLLLDCGQPGSAHGGPGTPTGPSGFFVLGETSRKIFNPNLQKAMEMAAEKLGVVCNPAQAVKLFPSHNVAEVAVAEVCNGAKQLSLEYSDARIPGMPMELALACVDKRLRQEGLRSNVSLIAGGYLRCSTDVLKIIALGADAVNIGEAALAAVGCTLCGHCHTGKCPWGIATNDPKLRKRQNPEVGAEQITDLVYRWSREIGEMLVEMGVDSHKKLCGDRSKLRAVGLSENAMEILEVKHAGQ, encoded by the coding sequence TTGCTTTTCAGAAAAATAACAAATTCTTTCCCGCAATTCCGCATAAAGCGTGACCCGGAGTTGTGCATTAATTGCAGGGGCTGCATCAACCAGTGCTCTTACGAAGCGCACTTCTGGAATAACGCACGGGGAAGACTCGCTCATGACAACAGCAAATGTATCGGCTGTCTGCGTTGTGCGGCAATGTGTCCAACCGGGGCTTTGTCCATTCAGGCCGAAAGCGGGATGTCTGGAAATCCGTCTATATTTAAGCCGGAGTTTTCATTTCACCGGGAGCGTCTGCTGCTTGATTGCGGGCAACCCGGCTCTGCTCATGGCGGTCCGGGCACTCCGACAGGTCCTTCCGGATTCTTTGTTTTGGGCGAGACCTCCCGGAAAATATTTAATCCCAACCTGCAAAAAGCAATGGAAATGGCAGCTGAAAAGCTCGGTGTTGTCTGTAATCCTGCGCAGGCTGTAAAGTTATTCCCGTCACACAATGTTGCCGAAGTCGCAGTTGCTGAGGTCTGTAACGGGGCGAAGCAATTGAGTCTTGAATACTCGGACGCTAGAATTCCCGGTATGCCCATGGAGCTTGCTTTAGCCTGTGTGGATAAAAGGCTGCGTCAGGAAGGGCTGCGCTCAAATGTTTCGTTGATTGCCGGAGGATATCTTCGGTGCAGTACGGATGTGCTTAAGATCATCGCCCTTGGAGCAGATGCAGTAAATATCGGAGAAGCCGCCTTAGCTGCTGTCGGTTGCACCCTTTGCGGGCATTGCCATACAGGAAAATGCCCGTGGGGGATTGCGACCAACGATCCTAAATTGCGCAAGCGTCAGAACCCGGAAGTTGGAGCGGAGCAGATTACAGATTTAGTTTACCGCTGGTCGCGGGAAATTGGAGAAATGCTCGTTGAAATGGGGGTGGATTCACATAAAAAATTGTGTGGCGACAGAAGCAAGCTGCGGGCCGTGGGGCTGTCTGAAAATGCAATGGAAATTTTAGAAGTAAAGCACGCGGGTCAATAA
- a CDS encoding thermonuclease family protein, which produces MPKVRIKNSNSRSGVLKGPVFFFVLCCLFFNAATASAFEARVRYVIDGDTFVLADNRHVRIAGIDTPEIGRDGKPDQYYARQAKAMLNKLILGKRVRIEPAGKGKDRYKRIIGWVYVDNLFVNKRMIRKGAAFYYFHKGNDRGKQKLLLQAQRNAYKEKKGFWPVVSKLKKFNKPWVGNKKSRRCFLTGDRYAEKIGRLNRVKFSSLGEAFYEGYSPARHLNFWPIVK; this is translated from the coding sequence ATGCCGAAAGTCAGAATTAAAAATAGCAATTCACGAAGCGGGGTCCTTAAGGGCCCCGTTTTCTTTTTTGTACTGTGCTGCCTGTTTTTCAATGCGGCAACAGCTTCAGCTTTTGAGGCCAGGGTTCGTTACGTGATTGACGGCGATACATTTGTTCTTGCTGACAACAGACATGTACGAATTGCCGGGATCGATACCCCGGAAATCGGGCGGGACGGCAAACCGGACCAGTATTATGCCCGGCAGGCCAAGGCCATGCTCAACAAGCTGATCCTCGGCAAACGGGTGCGCATTGAACCTGCCGGAAAAGGCAAAGACCGCTACAAACGTATAATCGGCTGGGTATACGTGGATAATCTCTTTGTGAACAAGCGTATGATCCGCAAGGGTGCGGCTTTTTACTATTTCCACAAAGGCAATGACCGCGGCAAACAGAAATTGCTTCTCCAAGCGCAGCGAAACGCCTATAAAGAAAAGAAGGGGTTCTGGCCGGTTGTCAGCAAATTGAAGAAATTCAACAAACCGTGGGTAGGCAATAAAAAAAGCCGCCGCTGTTTTTTGACCGGAGACAGATATGCCGAAAAGATCGGCAGACTGAACAGGGTAAAATTTTCCAGTCTGGGCGAAGCTTTTTATGAAGGCTACTCACCCGCAAGACATCTAAATTTTTGGCCTATTGTAAAGTGA